The nucleotide sequence AATAAACAATGACAATGCTAATTAAGTTGCTTAGAAAGGTGATGCAACATTAAAATATAACAAACTCACGCAATGTGTTGATAATGAAATTGATGTGGAATGGGCGTTAACTATCTTACACAGAATAAAATTGATTTCACATGGAAAACCGAAAACTCATGAAGCCATGAATTTTTCAATAAACTCAATAATTGAATTATATGAGGGATTCAGATCTCTTTTATAAGCGAAATAGAGGTCAATTCTTCTAAGACAAAGTCTAAGTTACCCTAGTAAATATAACAGATTTTTTGAAGTCTATTAACTTTTTAAAACAAATATTAagctttaaattttttaaaacgcATCAAGAAGTTCCTTGAAAGTTGATCCTGTACCTAGACATATCCGTAAGGATCTCCACACACAATTGTTGAGTTCATCTTATTAGGAAGTTCAAATTTTCCAATTGCAACTTTTCAGTTTTCTAAGCCCTTGCAAATGAGTGATCACCTACCAGACTAGGTAGCTGGGCAGCATTGATCTTATCTCACAATTCAACCCTATAAAAGGATTTTAATCATTAGTAATATTTCAGTTATTCTCaatcattttttattaaattaaatataagtTTGCTTGACCTCCCTCTATCTCGTACTATTTCAACTCCTCAATTCTAATCTTAGCACTGAAATcaatgattttgatttttgacaccTATAGACAAAAGCAAAGCTCATGTACAATTTTGGCATGCACACACTACATTGTCTGTATCTGCATTTTTTATCTACTAATGTTTCTGCCACCTGATAAAGCCTATTAGTTAACTTCTCAGGAACAACATTGTTATTGGCATTTCTAACTGTAGCATTTATGACCACTAAAGTGATTATATGATGTCCTTAGTGTTATTTTCTGTGAGGCTGTTGCTATATACGGTGTGATCGTCGCAATCATCCTACAAACCAAACTGGAAAGCGTTCCAGCATCACAAATATATGACCCTGAATCTCTTCGAGCTGGATATGCTATATTTGCTTCTGGGATCATTGTTGGTTTTGCAAATCTTATGTGTGGGTACGTTGCCTTCTTCTTCCGCATCCATCTAGCTATAGCTCAAGTAAAAGACAAGTATGTTGACAGACTCACCATCTTTGAACAGCCTTTGCGTGGGAATTATTGGGAGCAGCTGTGCTTTATCCGACGCTCAAAACTCCACACTTTTTGTAAAGATTCTGGTGATCGAAATATTTGGAAGTGCGCTGGGGTTATTCGGCGTGATCGTTGGTATAATCATGTCAGCCCAAGCGACATGGCCTGCTAAGGCAACATGAGTTGTTCCTTCGCATGAAGCTTGTGGTTGTATAATCTTGAAACATAATCATCATACATTGTAGTTGGTATGTCAGTATAGTCCAGATTATGCATTTTGTGCAGTGGCATCTGTTGTCTCTgaggctttttttttttttttttcgaaataTTTTTTGAGCCAAATAATGCTTATGTCCTGACTCAACTACGGGTTTGTAAGGATCCACCGTAAGAACTATTCTTGGGCGTACGCATTTGTTGTTGTAATTTATCTGGTGTGCTGTAAAATAAACTGTATTTATCTGGATTTCTTCCGATCAGTAGAAAATACGGCAGCCTCCTAGAAAATTCAGAGATTGCTGGATATGGGGCATTGGGCTActtcaaattggaatttttacATATTTAAATGCATAACTTTGTCAGacttttctctatttttcataaatgtttaaaaattttaattgtttttatgAATCCAACTGTAGTTATAAAAGAAAGGTTCACCTTGTTCTTTGCTCACCTGAATTAAAGTGAGGGCCTTCGTTTGTACTAGATTTATTTCAAAGGAATAACAATGTATTCCTAAAATTCTCTTAATTTTGTATACATTTATCTttttaaattagtatttttttcagaattattaaatatttttgactaaacaatattttaatatttttcagagttacttaaatattttttttacttatagtTGAGTCATTTAGagcaataatattaatttttttataatatcttaagtaaaatacttattttattaaatttagataaaaataataattaaaaaaattaatttaattttttatatccgATATTAAATTAATAAGAATAGATATATTAAGGCAGGATCTCTTAGATCATttttttgtggtccaggggatgTGGCACTCGTATTTACGGACGGATCGTGGTCGCGATCCGACTGTAAATGGTTGCGATCCTTTTCTGGGTTCACCGTCTTCACCAGGTTATATCTTAAGGTAGGATGTTTTGGATCATTTTTTGTGGTCCAGGTGATGTGACACTCGTATTTACGGACGGATAGTGGTCGCGATCCGACCGTAAATGATTGCGATCCTTTCCTGGGTTCACCGTCTTcaccaggttatagtttttgttcggagcggacgGACGAAGGTCATCCGGAGGACACCCTCGTTCGGTGTCTAATAACTTGGCCATTTATCCACCACCGGAGGCCTCTAGGTGGTCTCCGGTCGCTcgctccgaacaaaaattataatatggtggggacggtgaacccaaGAAGGGATCGTAATAATTTGTGATCGAATCACGATCCGA is from Zingiber officinale cultivar Zhangliang chromosome 7B, Zo_v1.1, whole genome shotgun sequence and encodes:
- the LOC122004850 gene encoding V-type proton ATPase subunit c''2 translates to MTSSWSRALTQISPYTFASIGIAISIGVSVLGAAWGIYITGSSLIGAAIKAPRITSKNLISVIFCEAVAIYGVIVAIILQTKLESVPASQIYDPESLRAGYAIFASGIIVGFANLMCGLCVGIIGSSCALSDAQNSTLFVKILVIEIFGSALGLFGVIVGIIMSAQATWPAKAT